A stretch of Plesiomonas shigelloides DNA encodes these proteins:
- the nrfB gene encoding cytochrome c nitrite reductase pentaheme subunit, which translates to MKLLKPCLLALSLLTGVLLSYVPVSFVQAQDVAMPNITATTPATTPALVQPQRDPNYACTQCHKKESEQMHGKHASVVNPNNLGPVTCTNCHGNPSPHHREGVNDVMVFTDENMPLDQRNGVCLSCHEPDNLRKTFWAHDVHVTKTACTNCHQLHTATEPMMGISDKARIGLCVNCHSQQHAEKAASVSGVKESP; encoded by the coding sequence ATGAAACTGCTAAAGCCCTGTCTATTAGCGCTTTCCCTGCTTACGGGCGTGCTGCTGTCGTACGTGCCCGTCTCTTTTGTGCAGGCGCAAGACGTTGCCATGCCAAATATAACCGCCACAACACCCGCAACAACACCCGCATTAGTGCAGCCCCAACGCGATCCGAACTATGCCTGTACGCAGTGCCATAAAAAAGAGAGTGAACAGATGCATGGTAAACATGCCTCTGTGGTTAATCCCAACAATCTAGGGCCGGTGACTTGCACCAACTGTCACGGCAATCCATCACCTCACCATCGTGAAGGCGTTAACGATGTGATGGTGTTTACCGATGAAAACATGCCACTGGATCAACGCAACGGTGTCTGCCTGAGCTGCCACGAGCCTGACAATCTGCGTAAAACCTTCTGGGCGCACGATGTGCATGTCACCAAAACGGCCTGCACTAACTGTCATCAGTTGCATACGGCAACCGAACCAATGATGGGGATCAGCGATAAGGCTCGTATCGGGCTGTGTGTCAACTGCCACAGCCAGCAGCATGCAGAAAAAGCCGCGTCAGTATCTGGCGTTAAGGAGTCTCCATGA
- the nrfD gene encoding cytochrome c nitrite reductase subunit NrfD: MTLPVDPFHFPSLVWDWPIAIYLFLLGISAGSVTFAVLLKRKSLGEQASTHGIIKAAALLGPGAVILGLLILIFHLTRPWTFWKLMFNYQFNSVMSMGVMLFQIYMAVLFVWLGGVFARELSTLRQHWLGERLNILDTLLRALPRTEKVTEPLLLLLAVLLGAYTGFLLSALKSYPMLNNPVLPVLFLVSGLSSGIASCIVLATSLFKTPADDHGIHFLHRFETPLILTEALLLLCFFTGLWFGDGQKVIAMTSAIGSGFWSNVFWFGVVGLGLLTPLILGRLLPGKRLTKLLLICCCSLTGILLLRYFILYAGQMTVA; this comes from the coding sequence ATGACGCTACCTGTAGATCCGTTTCACTTTCCTTCACTGGTGTGGGACTGGCCAATTGCCATTTATCTGTTCTTGCTGGGGATCTCTGCCGGAAGCGTGACCTTCGCCGTCTTACTCAAGCGTAAATCACTGGGTGAGCAAGCATCCACGCATGGCATCATCAAAGCGGCAGCTCTGCTCGGGCCTGGCGCGGTTATTTTAGGATTGCTGATCCTGATATTTCACCTGACACGTCCGTGGACGTTCTGGAAACTGATGTTCAACTATCAGTTCAACTCTGTGATGTCGATGGGGGTAATGCTGTTTCAGATTTATATGGCCGTGCTGTTCGTCTGGCTTGGCGGTGTTTTTGCGCGCGAACTGAGCACCCTGCGCCAACATTGGCTCGGCGAGCGGTTGAATATACTCGATACGCTTTTGCGTGCACTACCGCGTACCGAGAAAGTCACTGAACCATTACTCCTGTTACTGGCAGTTTTGCTCGGTGCTTACACTGGATTTTTACTCTCGGCGCTGAAAAGTTACCCCATGCTGAATAATCCGGTTCTGCCAGTGCTCTTTCTGGTTTCCGGTTTAAGCTCGGGAATCGCCAGCTGCATTGTGCTCGCCACTAGCTTATTTAAAACCCCAGCAGATGATCATGGAATTCATTTCCTACACCGCTTTGAAACGCCGCTTATCTTGACTGAAGCATTGCTCCTGCTCTGCTTTTTCACCGGTCTGTGGTTCGGTGACGGACAAAAAGTGATTGCCATGACCAGTGCCATCGGCAGCGGTTTTTGGTCTAACGTGTTCTGGTTCGGCGTAGTCGGTCTGGGCTTACTCACCCCACTCATATTGGGGCGGTTACTTCCGGGGAAAAGGCTGACAAAACTGCTACTGATCTGCTGCTGTAGCCTGACCGGTATTTTGCTTCTGCGCTACTTCATTTTGTACGCCGGCCAAATGACTGTCGCCTAA
- a CDS encoding heme lyase CcmF/NrfE family subunit: MLPELALICLLLIPILALWSGLLPWLPARSGAVRLAPALSLLLVLLTATSLLLLAYSFLNDDFTLRYVAQHSNSRLPWPFKLAAVWGGHEGSLLFFLFALTLWNLRLWFIAQPVVTKMRAQSIMGWLIMLISLFLLAESNPFTRVFPPPFEGRDLNPMLQDIALILHPPLLYLGYVGFAASFALGITALWEQRLDAQLVKVWRPLTRTAWGWLTAGIALGAWWAYHELGWGGWWFWDPIENASLLPWLLGTALLHAQLAFMRNGSLRHTLILLALVTFLMSLLGTFIVRAGIMGSVHAFSAESGRNNALLLILGLSTLAALLIYGWRSPFLTTSDPITPQLLHSHSSGRENGLRIAVLLPVIAAVVVMLGTFYPLFYALSGSGALSVGAPYFNLLFVPLVFLCLLALIVFPAIRNASGLPPIRAWLWLLLALPLVFWINGTPHWHTLTAFIGSLMAVWLILTTLQALWFDKLKRGHLAHLALAITVLGASQLAGYSHERGALLSIGQSVSVGQYELRLDAITPELGPNFTAERYHLTALQNGKVLGNLYPERRHYSVRAMQMNETGILPLGSGDLYAVPGEKRAQQIALRVAHKPGSRWLWLGGILLTIAGLLPLRRRKTADECNEEAVCPE, from the coding sequence ATGCTGCCTGAATTGGCTCTCATCTGTTTGCTGTTAATCCCTATTTTAGCGCTCTGGAGTGGGCTATTACCTTGGCTACCCGCCCGAAGCGGCGCAGTACGCCTCGCCCCAGCACTGAGTCTGCTGCTGGTATTATTGACCGCCACTAGCCTTCTACTGCTGGCATACAGTTTTCTCAACGATGATTTTACGTTGCGCTATGTGGCACAACACAGCAATAGCCGCTTGCCTTGGCCGTTCAAGTTGGCGGCAGTCTGGGGTGGGCATGAAGGCTCACTGCTGTTCTTCTTATTTGCACTAACTCTGTGGAATCTGCGGTTGTGGTTTATTGCGCAGCCGGTGGTCACGAAAATGCGTGCGCAAAGCATTATGGGCTGGCTGATTATGCTGATTAGCCTGTTTTTGCTGGCTGAAAGCAACCCTTTCACGCGCGTGTTTCCGCCCCCTTTTGAAGGTCGCGATCTCAACCCGATGTTGCAAGATATCGCGCTCATTTTACACCCGCCGCTGCTCTATCTTGGTTATGTGGGATTTGCGGCCAGCTTCGCTCTGGGGATCACCGCGCTGTGGGAACAACGCTTAGATGCACAGTTAGTTAAAGTATGGCGACCACTGACACGCACCGCGTGGGGCTGGCTCACCGCGGGAATCGCTTTAGGTGCGTGGTGGGCATACCACGAGCTAGGCTGGGGCGGCTGGTGGTTCTGGGACCCCATAGAAAACGCCTCATTACTGCCGTGGCTACTCGGTACCGCTTTATTGCATGCACAACTGGCCTTTATGCGTAATGGAAGCTTGCGCCACACATTGATCTTATTGGCGCTGGTGACTTTTCTCATGAGCTTGCTGGGAACCTTTATTGTACGCGCAGGAATTATGGGCTCAGTACACGCCTTCAGTGCAGAAAGTGGCCGCAATAATGCACTGCTGCTGATTCTAGGCCTGAGCACTCTCGCTGCACTGCTAATCTATGGCTGGCGTAGCCCATTTTTGACCACCAGTGACCCCATCACGCCTCAGCTATTACATTCACACTCATCCGGACGTGAAAACGGGTTACGTATCGCTGTACTTTTGCCCGTTATCGCTGCGGTAGTGGTGATGCTCGGTACCTTTTATCCGCTTTTTTATGCGTTAAGTGGTTCAGGTGCGCTCTCTGTCGGTGCACCTTACTTTAATTTGCTGTTTGTGCCGTTAGTATTTTTATGTTTGTTAGCCCTCATCGTTTTTCCGGCCATTCGCAACGCTTCCGGCTTACCGCCAATTCGGGCTTGGCTGTGGTTATTACTCGCTTTGCCGCTAGTATTTTGGATCAACGGCACGCCTCATTGGCACACGCTTACGGCGTTTATTGGCTCGCTAATGGCGGTCTGGTTAATACTGACTACCCTACAAGCACTCTGGTTCGACAAATTAAAGCGCGGACATTTAGCGCATCTGGCCTTAGCCATTACCGTCTTAGGCGCCAGCCAATTGGCCGGATATAGCCATGAACGAGGTGCGCTGCTGAGTATTGGGCAAAGCGTATCAGTCGGCCAATATGAGCTGCGTTTAGATGCCATTACGCCCGAGCTTGGCCCTAATTTCACTGCGGAACGCTACCATCTCACTGCGCTGCAAAACGGCAAAGTATTAGGGAATCTCTATCCTGAACGACGCCATTACAGCGTGCGTGCGATGCAAATGAATGAAACCGGTATTTTGCCGCTTGGCAGCGGGGATTTATATGCCGTGCCTGGGGAAAAGCGCGCACAGCAAATCGCCTTACGGGTAGCGCACAAACCGGGAAGTCGTTGGTTATGGCTGGGTGGAATATTGCTGACTATCGCAGGGCTACTCCCCCTGCGTCGTCGTAAAACAGCCGACGAATGCAATGAGGAGGCCGTATGTCCGGAATAA
- a CDS encoding DsbE family thiol:disulfide interchange protein, whose protein sequence is MSGIKRWLPLLAGGLFLLLLLWALYPASSPVTKQTSIGTLPPLTLTTLNGESLTTDTLLGQPFLLNVWASWCTNCRKEHALLQTLSGQLPIIGLNYRDTPDAAKGWLHSVGDPYSRVIDDQQGQAALTLGVIGTPESWLIGSHGEVLARYVGPLTSEIWQTQFLPHLSANRTKDTAQ, encoded by the coding sequence ATGTCCGGAATAAAACGCTGGCTTCCGCTACTGGCCGGCGGTCTGTTTTTACTGTTACTGCTATGGGCGCTTTACCCTGCGAGTTCACCAGTGACCAAGCAGACCTCAATCGGCACTCTACCCCCGTTGACGTTAACCACACTCAACGGCGAATCGCTCACGACCGATACCCTGCTCGGACAACCTTTTTTGCTCAATGTCTGGGCCAGTTGGTGCACCAATTGCCGTAAAGAGCATGCACTGCTGCAAACACTCAGCGGTCAGCTCCCCATTATCGGATTAAACTACCGTGACACGCCTGACGCTGCAAAAGGATGGCTACACAGCGTAGGCGATCCCTATTCTCGTGTTATTGATGACCAACAAGGTCAAGCTGCGTTAACACTTGGCGTTATCGGCACGCCGGAAAGCTGGCTGATCGGCTCACATGGTGAGGTCTTAGCACGCTATGTGGGACCACTCACATCTGAAATCTGGCAAACACAATTTTTGCCGCACTTATCCGCAAACCGAACAAAGGATACTGCGCAGTGA
- a CDS encoding cytochrome c-type biogenesis protein CcmH gives MISEIPSTSTSVEKPQSSELSHTPKELEIRFASPEQAERANQLAASLRCPSCQNQNLLESNSVLARDLRLEVFRRVAAGDSDDEIRRNLIARYGDFVTYRPPLKTSTLLLWGTPPLLLLIAAIRLFYRRKRKSLPPSATHLSKQTAKTPATSNSSSSLSVLLVVVVVASAMLGVGSGYQRLGHWDAWRNWQANPDPLQHLDGAALRSAAGVRLHERINQDPRDKEAWAELAQWLLYQNRFDESLWAYERLAQLEGETSAATLAARATVMYYRDGQQMSAAVKRELAQALTQDPGEVTALMLLASDHFLNGRYREAAALWQQLLDEGRPRLNREAVTQALQTARALGGR, from the coding sequence ATGATTTCGGAAATACCGTCAACTTCAACATCGGTAGAAAAACCTCAATCATCAGAACTCTCTCACACTCCCAAAGAGCTCGAAATTCGCTTTGCCTCACCGGAGCAAGCTGAACGCGCCAATCAGTTGGCCGCCAGTTTGCGCTGCCCATCATGTCAAAATCAAAATTTGCTGGAATCCAATTCGGTGCTAGCACGCGATCTGCGGCTCGAAGTTTTTCGGCGCGTGGCGGCCGGTGACAGTGATGATGAGATCCGCCGTAACCTTATTGCCCGCTATGGCGATTTCGTGACTTATCGTCCGCCCCTGAAAACCAGCACCTTACTGTTATGGGGCACCCCACCGCTGTTGCTACTGATCGCCGCTATACGGCTCTTTTATCGCCGCAAGCGTAAATCGCTACCGCCATCGGCTACGCATTTGTCTAAACAAACGGCAAAGACACCTGCGACATCAAACAGCTCATCATCACTTTCCGTGCTGTTAGTCGTCGTGGTGGTCGCATCGGCTATGCTCGGTGTCGGCTCCGGCTATCAGCGATTGGGGCATTGGGATGCGTGGCGTAACTGGCAAGCCAATCCCGATCCGTTACAGCATCTTGATGGCGCAGCACTGCGCAGTGCTGCGGGAGTGCGATTACATGAGCGCATCAATCAAGACCCGCGCGATAAAGAGGCGTGGGCCGAATTGGCGCAGTGGCTGCTGTATCAAAACCGCTTCGACGAATCGTTGTGGGCCTACGAGCGCTTAGCTCAACTTGAAGGAGAAACCAGTGCAGCAACCTTAGCGGCGCGGGCTACCGTGATGTATTACCGCGATGGACAGCAAATGAGCGCCGCCGTTAAGCGAGAGCTCGCACAGGCGCTGACGCAAGACCCAGGTGAAGTCACGGCACTGATGCTGCTCGCCTCAGATCACTTCCTCAACGGACGCTATCGAGAAGCCGCAGCACTGTGGCAGCAACTGTTAGATGAAGGCCGGCCACGACTTAATCGCGAAGCAGTAACCCAAGCATTGCAGACGGCGCGCGCACTCGGTGGACGCTAA
- a CDS encoding YnhF family membrane protein: MDTNLRWALITTVSSLAMIITYGLIAILA; the protein is encoded by the coding sequence ATGGATACCAATTTACGCTGGGCGCTGATCACCACTGTGAGTTCATTGGCGATGATCATCACCTATGGGTTGATCGCCATTTTGGCGTAA
- the purR gene encoding HTH-type transcriptional repressor PurR, translated as MATIKDVAKLADVSTTTVSHVINKTRFVAEETRNRVWEAVKELHYSPSAVARSLKVNHTKSIGMIVTTSDTPYFAEIVQSVEEHCYRKGYTLFLCNSQNNVEKQRAYLAMLAQKRVDGLLVMCSEYNSQLLELLENYRTIPMVVMDWGPTDSAYTDRIQDNSFDGGYLATKYLIDRGHRDIGVITGQMNKTTTKTRYDGFLKAMNDASLSVRDEWVAEGNFEPESGHIAMSHILQNAQHPTAVFCFNDTMAMGAICAAGEQGLRIPQDISIIGYDNIRDARFFSPPLTTIHQPKARLGAMAFDMLIDRIINKREGGQVIELHPELVARGSVIDGPHKG; from the coding sequence ATGGCAACGATCAAAGATGTCGCCAAGCTTGCGGATGTTTCTACCACCACCGTATCGCACGTGATTAATAAAACACGTTTTGTGGCGGAAGAAACACGAAACCGTGTATGGGAAGCGGTAAAAGAGCTGCATTATTCACCCAGTGCGGTTGCCCGAAGCCTAAAAGTTAATCATACCAAGTCTATCGGTATGATTGTGACTACCAGTGACACCCCCTATTTTGCCGAAATTGTGCAATCGGTGGAGGAGCACTGCTACCGTAAGGGCTATACCCTGTTCCTGTGTAACTCACAGAATAACGTGGAAAAACAGCGTGCTTATCTGGCGATGCTGGCACAAAAACGTGTCGATGGCTTGCTGGTAATGTGCTCTGAGTACAACTCTCAGCTGCTGGAGCTGCTGGAAAACTATCGCACTATCCCAATGGTGGTGATGGATTGGGGCCCAACTGACAGCGCTTATACTGATCGCATTCAGGATAACAGCTTCGATGGCGGCTATCTGGCAACCAAATACCTGATCGATCGCGGTCACCGTGATATCGGTGTGATCACCGGTCAGATGAACAAAACTACCACCAAAACGCGCTATGATGGCTTCTTAAAAGCCATGAACGATGCGAGTTTGAGTGTGCGTGATGAGTGGGTTGCAGAAGGTAACTTTGAACCAGAATCCGGCCATATTGCGATGAGCCATATTCTGCAAAATGCACAGCATCCAACCGCGGTATTCTGTTTTAACGATACCATGGCCATGGGCGCAATTTGCGCTGCCGGTGAACAAGGTCTGCGTATTCCGCAGGATATCTCGATCATCGGTTATGACAACATTCGTGATGCGCGTTTCTTCTCGCCACCATTGACTACGATTCACCAGCCAAAAGCGCGTCTGGGCGCGATGGCGTTTGATATGCTGATTGACCGCATTATCAATAAGCGTGAAGGTGGACAAGTGATTGAACTGCATCCTGAGCTGGTCGCTCGCGGCTCGGTGATTGACGGTCCACACAAAGGCTAA
- a CDS encoding DinI-like family protein: MRVEVSIDRNLSLPAHFEQRLHSVLSEQLNRYFDEPSVLIKRGANGLSVSRATKEERERVEEILQEVWESADEWLEE, encoded by the coding sequence ATGCGTGTTGAAGTCTCAATTGATCGGAATCTGTCTTTACCGGCACATTTTGAACAGCGGCTCCACTCCGTTCTCAGCGAGCAGTTGAACCGTTATTTTGATGAACCTAGCGTGTTGATTAAACGCGGTGCTAACGGCCTTTCCGTTTCTCGCGCTACGAAAGAAGAACGGGAAAGAGTCGAAGAGATCTTACAAGAAGTTTGGGAAAGTGCCGATGAATGGCTCGAAGAATAA
- a CDS encoding thermostable hemolysin, with protein sequence MSISGYFPYSLQIARSRQQQEPLKQFIQAAYTREFSASIPHFLPLLLGLYDEHDLLIGACGVNPAASGPLYLEHYLNAPVEEIISKRLAESSEQSQSSTDLPRITRSQIAEIGNLAVSSPGDGRLLFAAICRFLLADGYPWVTFTGTQKLRNSLHRLHLNPLVLAEAHAEQVGSDAGAWGNYYHCAPQVMAGNIHDGLEVLTRISPSVRLMPSPTISSLIMPGFPLVWGAC encoded by the coding sequence ATGAGCATATCAGGTTATTTTCCTTATTCGCTGCAGATTGCACGCAGCCGCCAACAGCAAGAGCCGCTGAAACAGTTTATTCAAGCGGCCTATACCCGTGAATTCTCTGCCTCTATCCCCCACTTTTTGCCCTTGCTGCTCGGGCTGTATGACGAGCACGATTTGCTGATCGGCGCTTGTGGCGTCAATCCTGCTGCCAGCGGCCCGCTCTATCTGGAGCACTACCTAAACGCGCCCGTTGAAGAGATCATCTCCAAACGACTGGCCGAATCCAGTGAGCAGTCTCAATCTTCCACTGACTTGCCGCGCATCACACGATCACAAATTGCTGAAATCGGTAATCTGGCGGTCAGTAGTCCAGGTGATGGTCGATTACTGTTTGCCGCAATATGCCGTTTTTTACTGGCCGATGGCTACCCATGGGTGACCTTTACCGGTACCCAGAAGCTGCGTAACAGTTTGCATCGCTTGCATCTGAATCCGCTGGTGTTAGCGGAAGCACATGCCGAACAAGTTGGCAGCGATGCGGGCGCATGGGGGAATTATTATCACTGCGCACCACAAGTGATGGCGGGTAATATCCATGATGGGCTGGAGGTATTAACTCGCATTTCGCCATCTGTGCGCCTGATGCCTTCGCCAACCATTTCCTCACTGATCATGCCCGGCTTTCCTCTGGTATGGGGGGCATGCTAA
- a CDS encoding AMP-binding protein has translation MLLFTAIRQHAQLSPERIALQDAQHSLSYAQLWQRIQLRATELQAHHVRRLAIALDNGIEWALTDLSALYAGITVIPVPHFFSASQQEWLLRTSQTDSLLTSASSDGSSAGVLTPAIDSEDSDTASSASVGVSSPLNLLQRHLLQDHAPHHQCDGRSTKAEGHSQADAKEFTAKITFTSGTTGQPKGVCLSNQHLMHTTQALADAVSALDIQRHLTVLPLTTLLENITGLYVPLLLGAASLLPSLAEIGFQGSSRLEPQQFLRCLQTFRPHSMVLVPELLRLLLALAPAAADSLNELRFIAVGGGRVAASLLQQAQQLNLPVYQGYGLSECGSVVSLNTPQGNCLGSAGRPLPHCRVRLADDGEILVSGAVMQGYLLAEQTRTDSASATDTANTADNAPTHAQELEIATGDLGYLDDHGFLHITGRKKNVQINAFGRNFSPEWIESEAQICPAIRALVLYGDALPSNVALIDVMPGQEHALAAQLSALNQGLPDYAQISHWIVAEPPLSANPDWFTRNGRPRRDVIFQHYQDQIVRLATGDAQ, from the coding sequence ATGCTCCTGTTTACTGCCATCCGTCAGCATGCGCAGCTCTCTCCTGAGCGCATTGCACTGCAAGATGCACAGCATTCGCTGAGTTACGCCCAGCTCTGGCAACGCATTCAACTGCGCGCAACCGAGCTGCAAGCACATCACGTCCGCCGTTTAGCGATAGCACTGGATAACGGTATCGAATGGGCGCTAACCGATCTCAGTGCCTTGTATGCGGGTATTACCGTCATCCCGGTACCGCACTTCTTCTCAGCCAGCCAACAAGAATGGCTGCTGCGTACCAGTCAGACTGACAGTCTGCTGACCTCAGCCAGCAGCGATGGGTCGAGTGCTGGAGTTTTAACGCCTGCGATAGATTCAGAAGATTCAGATACAGCATCTTCCGCATCAGTCGGCGTTAGCTCGCCACTCAATTTGTTACAGCGTCACTTGCTACAAGATCATGCACCGCATCACCAATGCGATGGGCGCTCGACAAAGGCGGAGGGCCACTCCCAAGCGGATGCTAAAGAGTTTACCGCTAAGATCACCTTTACCTCTGGCACAACCGGACAGCCGAAAGGCGTGTGTTTAAGCAATCAACACCTGATGCACACGACCCAAGCATTGGCTGACGCGGTCAGCGCGCTGGATATTCAGCGCCACCTGACCGTATTGCCACTGACGACGTTGCTCGAAAATATCACCGGTTTGTATGTTCCGTTATTACTTGGTGCCGCTAGCCTGCTGCCATCATTAGCAGAGATTGGTTTTCAAGGCTCCAGCCGGTTAGAGCCGCAGCAATTTTTGCGTTGCCTGCAAACATTTCGTCCGCACAGCATGGTGTTAGTGCCGGAATTACTTCGGTTGTTATTGGCCTTAGCTCCCGCAGCCGCCGATAGCCTGAACGAGCTGCGATTTATCGCCGTGGGCGGCGGACGGGTTGCCGCCAGTTTGTTGCAACAAGCGCAACAGCTAAACCTGCCTGTATATCAGGGCTACGGCTTATCAGAATGCGGCTCGGTCGTTTCCCTCAATACGCCACAAGGAAACTGCCTTGGCTCAGCGGGTCGTCCACTGCCGCATTGTCGTGTGCGTTTGGCGGATGACGGCGAAATTCTGGTCAGTGGCGCGGTGATGCAAGGCTATTTGCTCGCCGAGCAAACTCGCACAGACTCAGCGAGTGCAACAGACACAGCAAACACCGCAGACAACGCCCCCACCCATGCACAAGAACTTGAAATCGCCACCGGCGATCTGGGCTATCTGGATGACCACGGCTTTTTGCACATCACCGGACGCAAAAAGAATGTCCAGATCAATGCGTTTGGCCGCAACTTCTCCCCTGAGTGGATTGAGTCCGAAGCGCAAATTTGCCCCGCCATTCGCGCGCTGGTGCTGTATGGCGATGCCCTTCCCAGCAATGTGGCTCTAATTGATGTTATGCCGGGGCAAGAGCACGCCCTTGCCGCCCAACTCAGCGCCCTGAATCAGGGCCTGCCCGATTATGCCCAGATTTCACACTGGATTGTCGCTGAGCCGCCGCTGTCAGCGAATCCAGATTGGTTTACTCGCAACGGCCGTCCACGCCGCGACGTTATCTTTCAACACTATCAGGATCAGATAGTTCGTCTGGCCACAGGAGATGCACAATGA
- a CDS encoding TenA family transcriptional regulator, protein MSFYQQLQQATATERAHLLQAPIIAASLNGDITLAQYHAFLTQAFHHVRHTVPLLMAAGSRLTSEQEWLRDAIAEYIEEELGHQRWILDDIRHSHGDAESAEHSRPSLPIELMVSFLYDQIQRHNPLSLFGMVLVLEGTSVSLATHVAAHIQQHLQLPEEAMSYLTSHGALDQSHLVFFAGLMDKITDPQDQADIIHAARVVYQLYGAMLHQLTTTRAPLPEEMLS, encoded by the coding sequence ATGAGCTTCTATCAGCAATTACAACAAGCCACCGCCACTGAACGGGCTCACTTACTGCAAGCGCCGATTATTGCGGCCAGCCTTAACGGTGACATCACATTAGCCCAATATCATGCATTCCTGACGCAAGCCTTTCATCATGTTCGCCACACCGTGCCATTACTGATGGCCGCCGGTAGCAGACTGACCAGTGAACAAGAGTGGCTGCGCGATGCCATTGCCGAATATATCGAAGAAGAGTTAGGCCACCAGCGCTGGATTTTGGATGACATCCGCCACAGCCACGGTGATGCCGAAAGCGCTGAGCACTCGCGTCCTTCACTGCCCATCGAGCTGATGGTTTCATTCTTATATGACCAGATCCAACGCCATAACCCATTGAGTTTATTTGGCATGGTGTTGGTTCTGGAAGGCACCAGTGTGTCGTTAGCCACCCACGTAGCCGCGCACATCCAACAGCACTTACAGCTGCCAGAAGAAGCCATGAGCTACCTGACTTCGCATGGCGCGCTGGATCAGTCGCACTTGGTCTTTTTTGCTGGTTTGATGGATAAAATCACCGATCCACAAGATCAGGCTGACATCATCCACGCCGCGCGCGTTGTGTATCAACTGTACGGTGCGATGTTGCATCAACTCACCACCACTCGCGCCCCCTTGCCCGAGGAGATGTTGTCATGA
- a CDS encoding SDR family oxidoreductase, with product MKLHNLRILLTGASGGIGSELARQLAEQQNSLILLGRDLSALEKLRRSLPNPEQHQCLSVDLTDQRQILALASADELQAGIDILINNAGTSHFAWLEDQSPHQINAQLSLNLSAPILLTRTLLPLLHRPGKILNIGSSFGGIGYPGYSVYCAAKFGLHGFSQALARELHGSGIDVCYIAPRATRTDLNSPAVYAMNAELGNHTDSVESVAAAVINALQDSTRSRWLGWPEKLFVRINALLPRVVDRAIAARHAVIARYARQTLPPILTPTELQQAALKHDLKHKES from the coding sequence ATGAAATTGCACAACCTGCGCATTTTGCTCACTGGTGCCAGTGGTGGTATTGGCAGTGAGCTCGCCAGACAGTTGGCAGAACAACAAAACTCGCTGATCTTACTGGGGCGCGATCTGAGCGCGCTGGAAAAATTGCGTCGATCCCTGCCAAATCCTGAGCAGCACCAGTGCTTGAGCGTGGATCTAACCGATCAACGCCAGATCTTGGCCTTGGCTAGCGCGGATGAATTGCAAGCCGGTATCGATATCCTGATTAATAACGCAGGCACCAGTCACTTCGCGTGGCTTGAAGATCAGAGCCCGCATCAGATTAATGCCCAGCTTTCACTGAATCTGAGCGCCCCGATACTGCTGACTCGCACGCTGCTGCCGTTGCTGCATCGTCCCGGTAAAATTCTCAATATTGGCTCCAGTTTTGGCGGGATCGGCTACCCCGGTTATAGCGTGTACTGCGCCGCCAAATTTGGTCTGCACGGTTTTAGCCAAGCGCTAGCGCGTGAGCTGCACGGCAGTGGGATTGATGTCTGTTATATCGCCCCACGCGCCACGCGCACGGATCTCAATAGCCCTGCCGTCTATGCCATGAATGCCGAACTCGGTAATCACACTGACAGTGTGGAGTCTGTCGCTGCCGCAGTGATTAACGCTTTACAAGATTCAACGCGTAGCCGCTGGCTTGGCTGGCCAGAAAAGCTGTTTGTCCGCATCAATGCCCTGCTGCCACGCGTGGTGGATCGCGCCATTGCCGCTCGCCATGCGGTGATCGCCCGTTACGCGCGCCAAACATTACCGCCTATTTTAACGCCAACCGAGCTGCAACAGGCCGCTCTGAAGCACGATCTGAAGCATAAGGAGTCTTGA